One window of the Allorhizobium ampelinum S4 genome contains the following:
- a CDS encoding phosphomannomutase, protein MAVKFGTSGLRGLSLDLVGSVSALHATAFARMLLAKGYAKQGATVLIGQDFRPSSPEIAATCMGALQREGLVPVDCGAIPTPALAFYGSKIGAASLMVTGSHIPADRNGIKFYRPDGEIDKADEEAITALAAELAADEAANRVEHGTGEDRYAIAVDLFLKRNMAVLPPAAFKGMKIGVYQHSSVGRDMLVTLLEGYGASVLPLGRSEIFVPVDTEAVSPETIGKLSAWASEHGLDAIVSTDGDADRPLVADEKGASLRGDLLGLITANLLGAKVIATPVTSNSGIEAASGFKVLRTRVGSPYVISAMNAALSAGESGVIGFEANGGVMLASDFTVHDGGLAALPTRDCVMPILAALYAAASTGQTLSAVVSDYRLPIALSDRLEHYALDKSSALMAFLRVSDENLNTFLAPIGTVRETSDIDGLRVTLSDNRVIHFRPSGNAPEMRCYVEASDRASAASLLAQGLALLAKWPD, encoded by the coding sequence ATGGCGGTAAAATTCGGCACTAGCGGACTGCGCGGTCTCTCTTTGGACCTGGTTGGCAGCGTTTCGGCTCTGCATGCGACGGCATTTGCCAGAATGCTGCTTGCCAAGGGCTATGCCAAGCAGGGCGCGACCGTGCTGATCGGCCAGGATTTTCGCCCCTCCAGCCCCGAAATCGCTGCCACCTGTATGGGTGCGCTGCAACGGGAAGGGCTGGTTCCGGTCGATTGTGGGGCCATTCCCACGCCAGCGCTGGCCTTTTATGGCAGTAAGATCGGTGCGGCCTCGCTGATGGTGACAGGCTCTCACATTCCTGCCGACCGCAACGGCATCAAATTTTATCGGCCGGATGGAGAAATCGACAAGGCTGACGAAGAGGCGATCACTGCACTTGCCGCTGAGTTGGCGGCTGATGAGGCCGCTAACCGCGTTGAGCATGGCACAGGCGAAGACCGATACGCGATTGCCGTCGACCTGTTTCTGAAACGCAATATGGCTGTCCTGCCCCCTGCCGCCTTTAAGGGCATGAAAATCGGCGTCTATCAGCATAGCAGCGTGGGGCGTGACATGCTGGTGACCCTGCTTGAGGGCTATGGCGCATCCGTCCTGCCGCTGGGGCGCTCGGAGATCTTTGTCCCTGTGGATACCGAGGCGGTATCGCCTGAAACAATCGGCAAGCTTTCCGCCTGGGCAAGCGAGCATGGCCTGGATGCCATCGTCTCCACCGATGGCGATGCCGACCGTCCGCTGGTGGCCGATGAAAAGGGCGCGTCCTTGCGCGGCGATCTGCTGGGGTTGATCACTGCAAACCTGTTGGGCGCCAAGGTGATTGCGACACCTGTTACCTCCAATTCGGGCATTGAAGCCGCAAGCGGATTTAAGGTCCTGCGCACCCGTGTCGGCTCGCCTTATGTGATTTCCGCCATGAATGCGGCGCTCTCGGCGGGTGAAAGCGGCGTGATCGGCTTTGAGGCGAATGGCGGCGTGATGTTGGCCTCCGATTTCACTGTTCATGACGGCGGTCTTGCCGCTCTGCCGACCCGCGATTGCGTTATGCCTATCCTGGCAGCGCTCTATGCAGCGGCCAGCACCGGACAGACACTCTCCGCCGTGGTGTCAGATTATCGCCTGCCGATTGCCCTTTCCGACCGACTGGAGCACTACGCCTTGGACAAAAGCAGTGCGCTGATGGCATTTCTGCGCGTCTCGGACGAAAACCTGAACACCTTTCTGGCACCAATAGGGACCGTGCGGGAAACCAGCGATATCGATGGTTTACGGGTGACGCTCAGTGATAACAGGGTCATCCATTTCCGCCCTTCCGGCAACGCCCCGGAAATGCGCTGCTATGTCGAGGCAAGCGATCGGGCATCGGCGGCCAGCCTGCTGGCCCAAGGTCTTGCCTTGCTGGCAAAATGGCCAGATTGA
- a CDS encoding acyl-CoA thioesterase, giving the protein MDRGHDPSELEMVVLMTPDMANFSGKVHGGALLNILDRVAYSCASRFSQQYAVTLSVDQVVFRQPIHVGELVTFRASVNYAGRTSMEIGIRVEAEEIRTGERRHTNSCYFTMVAVDAEGKPTAVPSFCPETPAKIRREKAARERRALRQEFEHRFKQVKLSGQD; this is encoded by the coding sequence ATGGACCGTGGCCACGACCCCAGTGAACTTGAAATGGTGGTATTGATGACGCCGGATATGGCGAATTTTTCCGGCAAGGTGCATGGCGGTGCGCTGCTGAACATTCTCGACCGGGTCGCCTATTCCTGCGCCTCGCGCTTTTCCCAGCAATATGCGGTGACGCTGTCGGTGGATCAGGTGGTGTTCCGTCAGCCGATCCACGTCGGTGAACTCGTGACGTTCCGCGCATCGGTCAATTATGCCGGGCGCACATCAATGGAAATCGGCATTCGGGTCGAGGCGGAGGAAATCCGCACCGGTGAACGCCGCCATACCAATTCCTGTTACTTCACCATGGTTGCCGTGGATGCCGAGGGCAAGCCGACCGCCGTTCCATCCTTCTGTCCCGAAACGCCGGCGAAAATCCGGCGGGAAAAGGCGGCCCGTGAGCGTCGCGCCCTGCGTCAGGAATTCGAGCATCGTTTCAAGCAGGTCAAGTTGTCCGGTCAGGACTAA